A DNA window from Phaeobacter sp. A36a-5a contains the following coding sequences:
- the hflK gene encoding FtsH protease activity modulator HflK: protein MPDQNGGPEDRGPWQSRQKRNPPDIDEILRQGRDRLGGLLPDGRPPVKGILVAGAIVLAAVAAWSSYYTVPSDSVAVVQRFGRYTAEVPPGLHFKFPLGIDVATLVPVKRQLKQEFGFTTPGRSDPFQSPSDGRRETEMVTGDLNAALVEWVVQYRISDPLKFLFEVREPSATLRYVSESVMREVVGDRTVDEVITIGRQEIESEALLKMQALSTKYAMGISIDQVQLKNINPPGPVQASFNEVNQAQQEKERLINEARREYNKVIPLAEGEKDQRIREADGYRLKRVNEAEGDAARFTALLAEYVKAPEVTRRRIYIETLQDVLPSILSKIIVDGSTASILPLLNLDRLQEDPS from the coding sequence ATGCCTGACCAGAACGGCGGCCCGGAAGACCGTGGGCCATGGCAAAGCAGACAGAAGCGCAATCCGCCCGATATCGACGAAATTCTTCGTCAAGGCCGCGACCGGCTGGGCGGATTGCTCCCTGATGGGCGGCCCCCTGTGAAGGGCATACTGGTCGCAGGAGCGATAGTCTTGGCAGCGGTTGCGGCCTGGTCTTCATATTACACAGTCCCGAGCGACTCTGTCGCCGTTGTCCAGCGTTTTGGCAGATACACTGCTGAGGTTCCGCCTGGCCTGCATTTCAAATTCCCGCTTGGCATCGACGTTGCCACGCTGGTGCCCGTGAAACGGCAGCTGAAGCAGGAATTCGGATTCACGACTCCGGGCCGGAGTGATCCCTTCCAGAGCCCGTCAGACGGCCGGCGCGAAACCGAAATGGTCACGGGAGATCTGAATGCCGCGCTTGTGGAATGGGTGGTGCAGTACCGGATCTCTGACCCCCTGAAATTCCTGTTCGAGGTACGCGAGCCAAGCGCGACTTTGCGCTACGTCTCTGAGTCCGTGATGCGAGAGGTCGTTGGCGACCGCACCGTTGACGAGGTCATCACCATCGGCCGTCAGGAGATCGAGAGCGAGGCGCTTCTCAAGATGCAGGCTCTGTCCACGAAATACGCCATGGGTATCAGCATCGACCAGGTCCAGCTGAAGAACATCAACCCGCCGGGACCGGTTCAGGCGTCGTTCAATGAGGTCAACCAGGCACAGCAGGAAAAGGAGCGCCTGATCAATGAGGCGCGCCGCGAATACAACAAAGTCATTCCGCTGGCCGAAGGCGAGAAAGATCAGCGGATCCGCGAGGCTGACGGTTATCGCCTGAAACGCGTCAACGAGGCGGAAGGCGACGCAGCGCGGTTCACCGCGCTTTTGGCCGAATACGTAAAGGCGCCTGAAGTCACGAGGCGGCGGATATACATAGAAACCCTCCAAGATGTTCTGCCCAGCATCCTGTCAAAAATCATTGTCGACGGATCGACTGCGAGCATCCTGCCGCTTTTGAACCTCGACAGGCTTCAGGAGGATCCGTCATGA
- the hflC gene encoding protease modulator HflC, whose translation MNIRLGLFAGIAVAVGVIASGSLYTVGEVEQAIITQFGKPVGEPVITAGLKLKLPIVQDVNRIDRRVLEWDGNPSDMPTKDKLYISVDLFARWKITDPLQYFLRLRDERSAQSRLDDILGSETRNAVAKHELIEIIRTTKGRTPLRDTLLTDEERAQDIGSLVPIQKGRALVEQEIFAAASEKVRVFGIELLDIRFKRINYNESVRPKIYDRMISERRQIAERFLSEGNGEAARIRGNRVRDLNKIQSEAYRAVEEIRGVADASAAAIYAKAYNTDAQAAEFYAFTRTMQAYKDMISGGTTLVLTTDSELFRFLRGMETGEPAGSTPPPAPGLTAAAER comes from the coding sequence ATGAACATCAGATTGGGGCTCTTCGCAGGGATTGCGGTTGCTGTCGGCGTGATTGCCTCCGGTTCCCTCTACACTGTTGGCGAAGTCGAGCAGGCCATTATCACCCAATTCGGTAAACCTGTGGGCGAACCAGTCATAACGGCCGGATTAAAGCTGAAGCTGCCCATCGTTCAGGACGTCAACCGGATCGACCGCCGGGTTCTTGAGTGGGACGGCAATCCTTCTGACATGCCCACCAAGGACAAGCTTTACATATCCGTCGATCTGTTCGCCCGCTGGAAAATCACCGACCCGTTGCAGTATTTTCTGCGGCTGCGCGATGAGCGCAGCGCGCAATCCCGTCTAGACGATATTCTCGGCAGCGAAACCCGCAATGCCGTCGCCAAACACGAGCTGATAGAGATTATCCGGACCACGAAGGGCCGGACCCCGCTGCGGGACACGCTTTTGACCGATGAGGAGCGCGCGCAGGACATAGGTTCTCTGGTTCCTATCCAGAAAGGCCGCGCACTTGTGGAACAGGAGATATTCGCAGCCGCCTCAGAAAAGGTTCGCGTTTTTGGGATCGAGCTTCTCGATATCCGTTTCAAGAGGATCAATTACAACGAGAGTGTGCGTCCGAAGATCTACGACCGCATGATCTCAGAGCGCCGCCAGATCGCTGAACGTTTCCTCTCCGAAGGTAACGGCGAAGCCGCGCGGATCCGCGGCAACCGGGTGCGCGACCTGAACAAGATACAGTCCGAAGCGTATCGCGCCGTCGAGGAAATCCGCGGCGTGGCTGACGCCTCGGCGGCTGCGATCTACGCAAAAGCCTACAACACCGACGCCCAAGCAGCCGAATTCTATGCGTTCACCCGGACAATGCAGGCCTACAAGGACATGATTTCAGGGGGCACAACGCTGGTTTTGACAACGGACAGCGAACTTTTCAGGTTTCTGAGAGGAATGGAGACCGGAGAGCCGGCTGGGAGCACGCCTCCTCCAGCTCCCGGCCTGACGGCCGCGGCCGAACGCTGA
- the cysE gene encoding serine O-acetyltransferase, which produces MLETRQAVSSVDPVWDQITTEAQDAVRRQPLMGGLIHACILHHTSLEKALSYRIAAKLCSNEMSMVILREIVDRAYDENPDLIAAGRADLMAVYERDPACHRLLQPILYFKGYQAVQAYRVAHWLWQQGDYDLSYFFQMRISEIFGVDIHPAARIGRGIMIDHAHSIVIGETAVVGDNVSMLHSVTLGGTGKEEEDRHPKIGNGVLIGAGAKVLGNIKVGHCSRIAAGSVVLAEVPPCKTVAGVPAKIVGEAGCDQPSVSMNQVLGGDKPQ; this is translated from the coding sequence ATGCTTGAGACGCGCCAGGCCGTCAGTTCCGTTGATCCCGTCTGGGATCAGATCACCACCGAGGCGCAGGACGCCGTGCGCCGCCAGCCGCTGATGGGCGGGCTGATCCATGCCTGCATCCTGCATCATACCTCGCTTGAGAAGGCGCTGTCCTATCGCATCGCGGCGAAGCTCTGCTCCAATGAGATGTCGATGGTGATCCTGCGCGAGATCGTCGACCGGGCCTATGACGAAAACCCGGATCTGATTGCCGCCGGGCGCGCCGATCTGATGGCGGTCTATGAACGCGATCCCGCCTGCCACCGGCTGTTGCAGCCGATCCTCTATTTCAAGGGGTATCAGGCGGTTCAGGCCTATCGGGTGGCGCATTGGCTGTGGCAGCAGGGCGATTACGATCTGTCCTATTTCTTCCAGATGCGGATTTCCGAGATCTTTGGCGTTGATATCCATCCGGCGGCCAGAATTGGCCGGGGCATCATGATCGATCACGCGCATTCCATCGTCATCGGCGAGACGGCGGTGGTGGGCGACAATGTCTCCATGCTGCATTCGGTGACCCTGGGCGGCACCGGCAAGGAAGAGGAAGACCGGCACCCGAAGATCGGCAATGGCGTGCTGATCGGTGCTGGCGCCAAGGTGCTGGGCAATATCAAGGTGGGCCATTGCAGCCGTATCGCGGCAGGATCGGTGGTGCTGGCCGAGGTGCCGCCCTGCAAGACCGTTGCGGGCGTGCCGGCCAAGATTGTCGGTGAGGCCGGCTGCGACCAGCCGTCGGTCAGCATGAACCAGGTGCTGGGCGGCGACAAGCCGCAGTAG
- a CDS encoding DUF7742 family protein, whose product MRRPILPGDITSTARALLAVAPAQRRALCQRIFAGAAQAVRHLRRHRRLCPRWGDGSLSAAARKFPLADEPFYDAPDYLACTRLVLAELARHIRHNPG is encoded by the coding sequence ATGCGACGGCCTATCCTGCCCGGTGATATCACCAGCACCGCCCGCGCGCTGCTGGCGGTGGCCCCGGCGCAGCGGCGCGCGCTGTGCCAGCGGATCTTTGCCGGGGCGGCGCAGGCGGTGCGCCATCTGCGCCGCCACCGGCGGCTCTGCCCGCGCTGGGGCGATGGCTCCCTGAGTGCTGCGGCGCGGAAATTCCCGCTGGCGGATGAGCCGTTTTATGACGCGCCGGACTATCTGGCCTGTACCCGGCTGGTGCTGGCTGAATTGGCGCGTCATATCAGGCATAATCCGGGCTAG